In Halarcobacter bivalviorum, a genomic segment contains:
- a CDS encoding efflux RND transporter periplasmic adaptor subunit, which produces MIKATSKKILLLTTIAVVGFTGCFQGETKDTKQQTSPQKPSLPVQVFKVNKENNTTNKTYPTLLKAYEQVDIMARVSGTLEKKYFKEGDFVKKGTLLYKIEPDLYLANLNMKKANFTKAKKDFERAKALFASKSISKQTFDDYTYQYESSKAALAEAQINLNYTNVSAPIDGIVGIKKHNVGDLVGTSSANSHLITITNTNPIHAEFSLPKDDMDSFLSQIKDKKAKINLLANGKTYSEGEIDFIAPTIDSNTDTLLLRAKFKNPNSELIVGNFTKIELTNLSLGDVLIIPENAVLKTAKASIVYVVDENNIAKVRPVTIGSLVEKGLVIKDGLKVGEQIVITNLAKLRPDTKVQIVNKEK; this is translated from the coding sequence ATGATAAAAGCAACAAGTAAAAAAATATTACTACTTACAACAATAGCTGTTGTAGGTTTTACAGGATGTTTTCAAGGGGAAACAAAAGATACAAAACAACAAACTTCACCTCAGAAACCAAGCTTACCCGTACAAGTTTTTAAAGTAAATAAAGAGAATAATACAACAAATAAAACATATCCAACACTATTAAAAGCTTATGAGCAAGTTGATATTATGGCAAGAGTTTCAGGTACATTAGAAAAAAAATATTTTAAAGAAGGTGATTTTGTAAAAAAAGGAACTCTTTTATATAAAATTGAGCCAGATTTATATTTAGCAAATCTAAATATGAAAAAAGCTAACTTTACAAAAGCAAAAAAAGATTTTGAAAGAGCAAAAGCTCTATTTGCCTCAAAATCTATAAGTAAACAAACTTTTGATGACTATACTTATCAATATGAGAGTTCAAAAGCAGCCTTAGCAGAAGCTCAAATTAATTTAAATTATACAAATGTAAGTGCTCCAATAGATGGTATTGTAGGAATAAAAAAACATAATGTTGGTGATTTAGTTGGTACAAGTTCAGCAAATTCACATCTTATTACAATTACAAATACAAATCCTATTCATGCAGAATTTTCTTTACCAAAAGATGATATGGATAGCTTTTTATCTCAAATAAAAGATAAAAAAGCAAAAATAAATTTATTGGCAAATGGAAAAACTTATAGTGAGGGTGAAATAGACTTTATTGCTCCTACAATTGATTCAAATACAGATACTTTACTTTTAAGAGCAAAATTTAAAAATCCTAATAGTGAATTAATAGTTGGAAATTTCACAAAAATAGAACTTACAAATCTTTCATTAGGTGATGTTTTAATTATTCCTGAAAATGCTGTATTAAAAACTGCAAAAGCAAGTATTGTATATGTTGTTGATGAAAATAATATAGCAAAAGTTAGACCTGTTACTATAGGAAGTTTAGTTGAGAAAGGACTTGTTATAAAAGATGGGCTAAAAGTAGGTGAACAAATTGTAATCACTAATCTTGCAAAATTAAGACCTGATACAAAAGTTCAAATAGTAAATAAAGAGAAATAG
- a CDS encoding efflux RND transporter permease subunit: MISSFFIKKPVFAGVLSIVIFLTGLISMFNLPIEQYPRVLPPQIIVSTTYPGASADTIAKTVAAPLEEKINGAKNMLYMNSVAEDSGRLNINVFFEVGTDPDSAKIDVNNRVQAALAKMPEQVQRQGVVVGERSPSILMFIMLQSPNNSYDSVYLSNYALLNMVESLKRVNGVGDAIIFGAKDYSIRIWMDPSKLSKYSLATTDVITAIKEQNNQYAAGKIAAEPIANKQMYTYTIQTPKRFENPSQFGDIVIRANEDGSTLKLKDVASIELGAADYSVETRLNNAPSIPIGIFLQSGANALETANAIKKSLEEAQKNFPEDMTYSIPYDSTDFISASIEEVVKTFIEALILVILIMYLFLQNWRATVIPFIAVPISIVGAFAGMYVLGFSINLLTLFGLVLAIGIVVDDAIIVIENIERHMEEGKSPREAAFIAMQEVTGALIAIILVLGAIFIPVAFMGGLSGEMYRQFAITIVISVMISGFVALTLTPTLCVKILKNRKHEPKGFFKWFNNMFDKATEGYSFLVKKTIRFSLISILLYGGLIFVSYDMFKSMKTGLVPQEDQGTIFVFGFNPPGYSLSKSLELSEETNEIVSADPNVANIITLAGYDFTTSAQRTHTVATIIKLKDWSERPNEEQGAEALLGKFSKQLMGTSEGFSFAVVPPPIMGMSITGGFDMYVQDRTGGSVEDLGKVVNQILEKAKTRPELIGVRTSLSATIPQYKVDVDVEKAKAKGVNLNDIYNTITSTYGSFYVNDFSLYGRTYRVNLQADSEYRNNIEDFKEIFVRADSGELLPINSFISYKKVVGADIVERFNLFQAAKVSGQPAAGYSSGDALKAIEEVANEVLPDGYTISWTGSAYQEKQVGGSSAMAFIFGIVFLFLILCALYERWLLPISVVLAVPFAVFGAILATNLRSLDNNIYFQIGLLVLAGLAAKNAILIVEFALQKQKEGFNLIDAALEAAKVRLRPIIMTSLAFTVGVLPLAISNGAGAASKHSIGTGVIGGMLAATFIAIVFIPLFYVLISKLSKKTSDES; the protein is encoded by the coding sequence ATGATTTCTTCATTTTTTATAAAAAAACCTGTATTTGCAGGTGTTTTATCTATTGTAATATTTTTGACAGGATTAATCTCTATGTTCAATTTACCAATTGAACAATACCCAAGAGTTTTACCTCCTCAAATTATTGTAAGTACTACTTATCCAGGAGCTAGTGCTGATACTATTGCAAAAACTGTTGCGGCACCCTTAGAAGAGAAAATCAATGGTGCAAAAAATATGCTTTATATGAACTCAGTTGCAGAAGATAGTGGAAGATTAAATATTAATGTATTTTTTGAGGTTGGAACAGACCCAGATTCTGCAAAGATTGATGTAAATAATAGAGTTCAAGCAGCTTTAGCAAAAATGCCTGAACAAGTTCAAAGACAAGGTGTTGTAGTAGGAGAAAGAAGTCCAAGTATTCTAATGTTTATTATGCTTCAATCTCCAAATAATAGTTATGATTCAGTATATTTATCAAACTATGCACTTTTAAATATGGTTGAATCATTAAAAAGGGTAAATGGAGTAGGGGATGCTATCATTTTTGGAGCAAAAGATTATTCTATTAGAATTTGGATGGACCCATCTAAATTATCTAAATACTCTCTTGCTACAACTGATGTAATTACAGCAATAAAAGAGCAAAACAATCAATATGCAGCAGGTAAAATTGCAGCTGAACCAATTGCAAATAAACAGATGTATACATATACTATTCAAACTCCAAAAAGATTTGAAAATCCAAGTCAATTTGGAGATATAGTTATTAGAGCAAATGAAGATGGAAGTACTTTAAAACTAAAAGATGTGGCTTCTATTGAACTTGGGGCAGCTGATTATAGTGTTGAAACAAGATTAAATAATGCACCTTCTATTCCTATTGGTATCTTCTTACAAAGTGGAGCAAATGCTTTAGAGACTGCAAATGCTATTAAAAAATCTTTAGAAGAGGCTCAAAAAAACTTTCCTGAAGATATGACTTATAGTATTCCATATGATAGTACAGACTTTATTTCTGCTTCTATTGAAGAGGTTGTAAAGACTTTTATTGAAGCTTTAATTCTAGTTATTTTAATTATGTATCTATTCTTACAAAACTGGAGAGCAACAGTAATTCCATTTATTGCTGTTCCTATCTCTATTGTAGGTGCTTTTGCAGGTATGTATGTTTTAGGCTTTAGTATTAACTTATTAACACTATTTGGTCTTGTACTTGCTATTGGTATTGTTGTTGATGATGCTATTATTGTTATTGAAAATATTGAACGACATATGGAAGAGGGTAAATCGCCAAGAGAAGCTGCTTTTATTGCTATGCAAGAAGTAACAGGAGCTTTAATTGCTATTATCTTAGTTCTTGGTGCTATTTTTATTCCTGTTGCCTTTATGGGTGGTTTATCAGGAGAAATGTATAGACAATTTGCAATTACTATTGTTATTTCTGTAATGATTTCTGGTTTTGTTGCTTTAACTTTAACACCAACATTATGTGTAAAGATATTAAAAAACAGAAAACATGAACCAAAAGGCTTCTTCAAATGGTTTAATAACATGTTTGATAAAGCAACTGAGGGGTATTCATTTTTAGTTAAAAAGACTATTAGATTTTCTCTGATTTCTATTTTACTTTATGGGGGTCTAATTTTTGTTTCATATGATATGTTTAAATCTATGAAAACAGGACTTGTTCCACAAGAGGACCAAGGTACAATCTTTGTATTTGGATTTAACCCTCCTGGTTACTCTTTATCAAAATCTTTAGAGTTATCAGAAGAGACAAATGAGATTGTTTCAGCAGATCCAAATGTTGCAAATATTATTACTCTAGCAGGTTATGACTTTACTACATCTGCTCAAAGAACACATACAGTTGCAACTATTATCAAACTAAAAGATTGGAGTGAGAGACCAAATGAAGAGCAGGGTGCTGAAGCTTTATTAGGAAAATTCTCTAAACAACTTATGGGGACAAGTGAAGGATTCTCATTTGCCGTTGTTCCACCTCCAATTATGGGAATGAGTATTACTGGTGGATTTGATATGTATGTTCAAGATAGAACAGGTGGAAGTGTTGAGGATTTAGGAAAGGTTGTTAATCAAATACTTGAAAAAGCAAAAACTAGACCTGAATTAATTGGGGTTAGAACCTCTTTATCAGCAACAATTCCTCAATATAAAGTTGATGTTGATGTAGAAAAAGCAAAAGCAAAAGGTGTAAATTTAAATGATATTTACAACACTATTACTTCAACATATGGAAGTTTTTATGTAAATGACTTCTCACTTTATGGAAGAACATATAGAGTAAATTTACAAGCAGATTCAGAATATAGAAATAATATTGAAGATTTTAAAGAGATTTTTGTAAGAGCAGATAGTGGAGAGTTACTTCCTATTAACTCATTTATCTCTTATAAAAAAGTAGTTGGAGCTGATATTGTTGAAAGATTTAACCTTTTCCAAGCAGCAAAAGTTTCAGGACAACCAGCAGCAGGATATAGTTCAGGGGATGCATTAAAAGCAATTGAAGAAGTAGCAAATGAAGTATTACCTGATGGATATACTATTAGTTGGACAGGTTCAGCTTATCAAGAGAAACAAGTAGGTGGAAGCTCAGCTATGGCCTTTATATTTGGAATTGTTTTCTTATTCTTAATTCTTTGTGCATTATATGAGAGATGGTTACTTCCTATTTCAGTTGTACTTGCAGTACCATTTGCTGTATTTGGAGCTATCTTAGCAACAAATTTAAGAAGTTTAGATAATAATATCTACTTCCAAATTGGTCTTTTAGTACTTGCAGGTCTTGCAGCTAAAAATGCTATCTTAATTGTAGAATTTGCTCTACAAAAACAGAAAGAAGGATTCAATTTAATTGATGCTGCTTTAGAAGCTGCAAAAGTTAGATTGAGACCAATTATTATGACTTCTTTAGCCTTCACAGTAGGTGTTTTACCATTAGCTATTAGTAATGGAGCAGGGGCTGCTAGTAAACACTCTATTGGTACAGGAGTTATTGGTGGAATGCTTGCAGCAACATTTATTGCAATTGTGTTTATTCCCTTATTTTATGTACTTATTTCTAAACTTTCTAAAAAAACAAGTGATGAGTCCTAA